A single genomic interval of Mustela nigripes isolate SB6536 chromosome 7, MUSNIG.SB6536, whole genome shotgun sequence harbors:
- the B3GNT2 gene encoding N-acetyllactosaminide beta-1,3-N-acetylglucosaminyltransferase 2, with protein sequence MSVGRRRIKLLGILMMVNVFIYLIVEVSKSSSQEKNGKGEVIIPKEKFWKISDPPVAYWNREQEKLNRRYNPILNTLANQTGDVYGFSNISHLNFCEPDLRVMSVVSGFSNLPDRFKDFLLYLRCRNYSLLIDQPDKCAKKPFLLLAIKSLIPHFARRQAIRESWGRETNVGNQTVVRVFLLGQTPPEDNHPDLSDMLKFESEKHQDILMWNYRDTFFNLSLKEVLFLRWVSTSCPNAEFVFKGDDDVFVNTHHILNYLNSLPKNKAKDLFIGDVIHNAGPHRDKKLKYYIPEVVYTGVYPPYAGGGGFLYSGHLALRLYNITDQVLLYPIDDVYTGMCLQKLGLVPEKHKGFKTFDIEEKNKNNICSYVDLMLVHSRKPQEMIDIWSRLQNAHLNC encoded by the coding sequence ATGAGTGTTGGACGTCGAAGAATAAAATTGTTGGGTATCCTGATGATGGttaatgtcttcatttatttgatcGTGGAAGTCTCCAAAAGTAGCAgccaggaaaaaaatggaaagggggAAGTAATAATTCCCAAAGAAAAGTTCTGGAAGATCTCAGACCCCCCTGTGGCCTACTGGAACAGAGAGCAAGAAAAGCTGAACAGGCGGTACAATCCCATCTTGAACACATTGGCCAACCAGACAGGGGACGTGTACGGGTTTTCCAACATAAGCCATCTAAATTTTTGTGAacctgacctcagggtcatgtCAGTAGTTTCAGGTTTCAGCAATTTGCCAGACAGATTTAAAGACTTTCTGCTGTATTTGAGATGTCGAAATTATTCACTACTTATAGATCAACCAGATAAATGTGCAAAGAAACCCTTCTTATTACTGGCGATAAAGTCCCTCATCCCACATTTTGCTAGAAGGCAAGCAATTCGGGAATCTTGGGGCAGAGAAACCAATGTGGGGAACCAGACGGTAGTGAGAGTCTTCTTACTGGGTCAGACCCCGCCGGAGGACAACCACCCAGACCTGTCTGACATGCTGAAATTTGAGAGTGAGAAGCACCAAGACATTCTTATGTGGAACTACAGAGACACTTTCTTCAACCTGTCCTTGAAAGAAGTGCTCTTTCTCAGGTGGGTGAGCACTTCTTGCCCAAATGCCGAGTTTGTTTTTAAGGGTGATGACGATGTTTTTGTGAACACCCATCACATCCTGAATTACTTGAATAGCTTACCCAAGAACAAAGCCAAAGATTTGTTTATAGGTGATGTGATTCACAATGCTGGACCTCATCGGGATAAGAAACTGAAGTACTACATCCCAGAAGTTGTTTACACTGGCGTCTATCCGCCTTATGCCGGGGGAGGCGGCTTCCTTTACTCTGGCCACCTGGCCCTGAGACTGTACAATATAACTGACCAGGTCCTTCTCTACCCCATTGATGATGTTTATACTGGAATGTGCCTTCAGAAGCTCGGCCTCGTTCCAGAGAAACATAAAGGCTTCAAGACATTTgatatagaagagaaaaacaagaataacaTTTGTTCCTATGTAGATTTGATGTTAGTACATAGTAGAAAACCTCAAGAGATGATTGATATTTGGTCTCGGTTGCAAAATGCTCATTTAAATTGCTGA